In one Butyrivibrio proteoclasticus B316 genomic region, the following are encoded:
- a CDS encoding bifunctional ADP-dependent NAD(P)H-hydrate dehydratase/NAD(P)H-hydrate epimerase, which produces MKFAVNSQEMKVYDRNTSEFFGVPGIVLMERASLKVVESIEKWLGDRNIDRRVRALVICGVGNNGGDGACIARLLRQKGIYVNICLVGDYTKCSDLLLKQLKILEKYGTTPDTFSNIRDNKCASEWDIIVDALFGIGLSRPVSGDFAEAVRYINDCKAERKSDLLVTSVDIPSGINADNGKICGSAVKADITVTFNQIKLGHILYPGCEYLGKLIVEDVGITDDSFLSKEPGAFFYDEDIADLLPKRPLDGNKGTNGKVLIIAGSKDISGACLLATNSCMKAGAGMVRIFTASENAEVIKALLPEAMLVTYEDFEPFNDKLELCFGWASAVVLGPGIGTMQSGYELTKQTLSGYKGNLVVDADALNLVASHHELRELMSNYAKNGRKLIITPHLGEFARLFDRDVRDCKEHILEYPRDLAENLHCTVVCKDARTVIADSKEKKIYINMSGNDGMATAGSGDVLSGILGAFMAFDRSAFEIACLGVYLHGLAGDRGALEKGKHSMVASDIIIGMEDILREI; this is translated from the coding sequence ATGAAGTTTGCGGTAAACAGTCAGGAAATGAAAGTATATGACAGGAATACATCCGAATTCTTTGGGGTTCCCGGCATTGTCTTAATGGAGAGAGCTTCCCTAAAAGTTGTAGAAAGTATTGAAAAATGGCTTGGAGATAGGAACATCGACAGGAGAGTAAGAGCACTTGTAATTTGCGGAGTCGGCAATAATGGTGGAGATGGGGCCTGCATTGCAAGACTATTGAGACAGAAAGGAATATATGTAAATATATGCCTTGTGGGAGATTACACTAAGTGCAGCGACCTCTTACTGAAACAGCTTAAGATATTGGAAAAATATGGAACTACTCCTGACACTTTTTCCAATATAAGAGACAACAAATGTGCTTCTGAGTGGGATATCATAGTAGATGCATTATTTGGAATAGGGCTATCACGACCTGTTTCAGGTGACTTTGCAGAAGCAGTCAGATACATAAACGATTGTAAGGCTGAGAGAAAATCTGACCTTCTTGTTACAAGTGTTGATATTCCATCAGGTATAAATGCTGATAATGGCAAGATCTGTGGAAGTGCTGTCAAAGCAGATATTACTGTTACATTTAATCAGATCAAGCTTGGACATATCCTGTATCCCGGTTGTGAGTATTTGGGAAAACTCATAGTAGAAGATGTGGGAATAACTGATGACAGCTTTTTGTCAAAAGAGCCGGGGGCCTTTTTTTATGATGAAGATATAGCAGATCTTTTGCCTAAAAGACCTCTTGATGGAAATAAGGGAACTAATGGAAAAGTCCTTATTATAGCCGGGTCCAAGGACATAAGCGGAGCCTGCCTTTTGGCTACTAATTCATGCATGAAGGCTGGAGCCGGTATGGTCAGGATTTTTACTGCCAGTGAAAACGCGGAAGTTATCAAAGCTCTTTTACCGGAAGCCATGCTTGTTACCTATGAGGATTTCGAGCCTTTTAATGACAAGCTTGAATTGTGCTTTGGTTGGGCGAGTGCAGTTGTTCTTGGTCCGGGAATCGGAACAATGCAAAGTGGCTACGAACTTACCAAACAGACACTTTCCGGGTATAAGGGAAATCTGGTGGTTGATGCGGATGCGCTTAATCTTGTTGCTTCGCACCATGAGCTTAGAGAGCTTATGTCAAATTATGCCAAAAACGGCAGGAAACTTATAATAACTCCTCATCTTGGAGAATTTGCAAGACTCTTTGACAGAGATGTCAGAGATTGCAAGGAACATATTCTTGAATATCCAAGAGATCTGGCAGAGAATCTTCATTGCACTGTGGTTTGCAAGGATGCAAGGACAGTTATTGCTGACAGCAAAGAGAAAAAGATATATATTAATATGAGCGGCAACGATGGAATGGCAACTGCGGGAAGCGGGGATGTTCTTTCAGGCATCCTGGGCGCGTTCATGGCTTTTGACAGATCGGCCTTTGAAATTGCATGCCTTGGAGTTTATCTTCACGGACTGGCAGGTGACAGGGGAGCACTGGAAAAAGGTAAGCATTCCATGGTGGCTTCTGATATTATAATTGGAATGGAAGATATTCTTAGAGAAATATAA
- the alr gene encoding alanine racemase produces the protein MVLEMLEEYSRVYARIDIDAIKYNLESMRKNIPDGTRIMAVVKTDAYGHGATRIALSLENVDYIWGYAVATAEEAFELRDAGAIKPILVLGYTFPYAYRRMLLEGVRPSVFRMDMAQELSDCGQELVDSGELTELPCVHIAVDTGMSRIGVTPDEKGADFVSKVMNMPGIQVEGIFTHFARADEADLSNAREREKVFADFVKSVEETTGKKIPLHHCANSASIISVPESSMDMVRAGVTMYGMWPSEDVPRDIVSLKPTMELISHIVMIKEVPAGTPVSYGGTYVTDKPTKIATIPVGYGDGYPRSLSNKGYVLINGHHANIIGRVCMDQFMVDVTDIHYVLEGDEVVLLGRDKNTGEEISAELLGEMSGRFNYELTCDFNKRIPRVFVGK, from the coding sequence ATGGTTTTAGAAATGCTTGAAGAGTATTCAAGAGTTTATGCAAGAATTGATATTGATGCGATTAAGTACAATTTGGAATCCATGAGAAAAAATATTCCCGATGGAACCAGGATCATGGCTGTGGTCAAGACAGATGCCTACGGGCATGGTGCTACCAGGATCGCGCTTAGTCTTGAAAATGTTGATTATATATGGGGCTATGCGGTTGCTACTGCTGAGGAAGCCTTTGAACTAAGAGATGCAGGGGCTATCAAGCCTATTTTGGTACTGGGATATACCTTCCCGTATGCGTACAGGAGAATGCTTTTAGAGGGTGTCAGACCTTCAGTTTTCAGAATGGATATGGCGCAGGAGTTGTCCGATTGCGGACAGGAACTTGTTGACAGCGGAGAACTTACAGAACTTCCCTGTGTTCACATTGCTGTAGATACAGGAATGAGCAGAATTGGCGTAACACCTGATGAAAAGGGCGCAGACTTTGTCAGCAAAGTCATGAATATGCCGGGAATACAGGTTGAAGGAATATTTACACATTTTGCAAGAGCTGATGAAGCTGATCTTTCCAATGCAAGAGAAAGAGAGAAAGTGTTCGCAGATTTTGTTAAGTCAGTAGAAGAGACGACAGGAAAGAAAATACCTCTTCACCACTGCGCAAATTCTGCAAGTATTATTTCGGTCCCTGAGTCATCAATGGATATGGTGAGAGCCGGAGTAACAATGTATGGAATGTGGCCATCAGAGGATGTTCCGCGCGATATAGTAAGCCTCAAACCAACAATGGAGCTTATAAGCCATATTGTTATGATCAAAGAGGTTCCTGCCGGAACACCTGTAAGTTATGGCGGAACTTATGTTACAGATAAGCCTACCAAGATAGCTACAATACCTGTTGGATACGGAGACGGTTATCCAAGAAGTCTTTCCAATAAGGGATATGTACTGATAAATGGTCATCATGCCAATATAATTGGCCGCGTATGCATGGATCAGTTCATGGTAGACGTGACCGATATTCATTATGTCCTGGAAGGAGATGAAGTAGTTCTTCTTGGAAGGGACAAGAATACCGGTGAAGAGATATCTGCTGAACTTCTCGGAGAGATGAGCGGCAGATTCAATTACGAACTCACCTGTGATTTCAACAAGAGAATTCCAAGAGTATTTGTAGGAAAGTAA
- a CDS encoding J domain-containing protein: MLSLFSMALNAVISFFLYILKGLFSMLAWFFKSLFRLIKLFFCALPITAALFVIFFLASIFLFFSGMRIASLNTDIFQKLLSDIRIWWVLTIYPTRGSIAFFLLIILSVILFIPVIFSVFCIGTVISFGKFLFYATCADAMIYLIRAIFQKSFIAQFLDRYYLLFPSAGKRHYEKKYEKWLRKHHEDFEDESESPRKSVRDFYEEDDETYDDDYYEDDESYEDEDFYEDDESYENEDFYEDDEPYADGDFYEDDEPYEDEDFYEDDEPYDDENYYEGQKSAFNFFAGCKSRESVDKKYRSLVKLYHPDNMDGDTKALQEINVQYSEAKKRFG; this comes from the coding sequence ATGTTGTCGCTTTTTTCTATGGCATTAAACGCTGTTATCAGTTTCTTTTTATATATACTCAAGGGCTTATTCTCAATGCTTGCATGGTTTTTTAAAAGCTTATTCAGGCTGATTAAGCTTTTTTTCTGCGCTCTTCCTATTACTGCAGCCCTGTTTGTCATCTTTTTCCTGGCAAGTATTTTCCTATTTTTCAGCGGCATGCGCATTGCATCTCTAAATACAGACATCTTCCAAAAGCTCCTTAGTGATATCAGGATATGGTGGGTTCTCACTATTTATCCGACACGTGGAAGTATTGCGTTCTTTCTTTTGATCATTCTGTCCGTAATATTATTTATTCCGGTAATTTTTTCTGTTTTTTGTATCGGGACAGTCATCTCTTTTGGCAAGTTCCTGTTTTATGCAACCTGCGCTGACGCAATGATTTATCTTATAAGAGCTATTTTCCAAAAGTCATTTATTGCTCAGTTTCTTGACAGATACTACCTTCTCTTTCCATCAGCAGGTAAAAGACATTACGAAAAAAAATATGAAAAATGGTTAAGAAAACACCATGAAGATTTCGAAGATGAATCTGAAAGTCCCCGCAAATCTGTCAGGGATTTTTATGAAGAAGATGATGAAACTTACGATGATGATTACTACGAAGACGATGAATCCTATGAGGATGAAGATTTCTACGAAGATGATGAGTCTTACGAGAATGAAGACTTCTATGAAGATGATGAGCCTTATGCGGATGGAGACTTCTATGAAGATGATGAGCCTTATGAGGATGAAGACTTCTATGAAGATGATGAGCCTTACGATGATGAAAACTACTACGAAGGTCAAAAGTCAGCCTTCAATTTCTTTGCCGGCTGCAAATCAAGAGAAAGCGTAGATAAAAAATACAGATCCCTTGTCAAGCTCTATCACCCCGATAATATGGATGGTGATACTAAAGCTCTCCAAGAGATCAATGTTCAGTACTCAGAAGCCAAAAAGCGTTTTGGGTAG
- a CDS encoding RyR domain-containing protein, which translates to MKIIKFLKEKFPWISYAIGLIPFFVACIGYGYYGKLPVWEAVYASVALYFVNPVVDYESPLILFAEIGAVIVTAGIILSVVRYAYAKVDHFFVRFNADSTVVYTDNDMGQEVGSKLVHGYTLYNNPDDDGDNLKKFKVEKVKNHILMFENDMDNVSFYTENEGKLSGSNVFMMLRDIDPSLLDAADKESSSLHFFNIYDVMAREYWHRNNFYDRRKEKLKIAIIGFGRVGAAIFKYGYLNNIYSLEQEIEYHVWGCSPSQKAFVGTLETMNKDSIIIHEKSWEEEMDTLSAMDRVIYTIADKSIELIQKVLYVNPDAEIHCYSENPACLSQLYVSNKVQAFGDMSDILTEDNIKKEKLYRQGKLFNYDYFLRYQGGDIPADYENEAEKEWKKLNGFFKSSNVARADHYWIEKKLVSDGEIAENSEEAFRIEHIRWSRFYFANHWAYAPKRDNAARKHNLLVPYEELDHSEKIKDGIYSDVLRAEIDKLACD; encoded by the coding sequence ATGAAAATCATAAAATTTCTTAAAGAAAAATTCCCATGGATTTCATATGCGATAGGATTGATACCTTTTTTTGTCGCCTGTATAGGATATGGATATTATGGCAAGCTTCCTGTATGGGAGGCTGTCTATGCATCAGTAGCACTATATTTTGTTAATCCCGTTGTTGATTATGAAAGTCCTCTTATATTGTTTGCGGAGATAGGCGCTGTTATCGTTACTGCCGGTATTATTCTGAGCGTAGTCAGATATGCCTATGCTAAGGTGGATCATTTTTTTGTCAGGTTCAATGCTGATTCAACGGTTGTATATACGGATAATGATATGGGACAGGAGGTTGGTTCCAAACTCGTCCATGGATATACTCTCTATAACAATCCGGATGATGATGGTGATAACCTCAAGAAGTTTAAAGTTGAAAAAGTTAAGAATCATATTCTGATGTTTGAAAATGATATGGATAATGTCAGCTTTTATACCGAGAATGAAGGAAAACTATCGGGCTCTAACGTATTTATGATGCTAAGAGATATCGATCCATCACTATTGGATGCAGCTGACAAGGAGTCTTCAAGCCTTCATTTCTTTAATATTTATGATGTTATGGCCAGAGAATACTGGCATAGAAATAATTTTTATGACAGGAGAAAAGAAAAACTTAAAATAGCAATAATAGGTTTTGGAAGAGTGGGAGCAGCTATTTTTAAGTATGGGTATCTTAATAACATCTATAGCCTTGAGCAGGAAATAGAGTATCATGTCTGGGGCTGTTCTCCTTCACAGAAGGCTTTTGTAGGGACACTTGAGACCATGAATAAAGACAGTATCATAATCCATGAGAAATCCTGGGAGGAAGAGATGGATACTCTATCTGCGATGGACAGAGTTATCTATACTATTGCGGATAAGAGTATTGAGCTGATTCAGAAGGTACTGTATGTAAATCCTGATGCAGAGATACATTGTTATTCGGAAAATCCTGCTTGTTTATCACAACTATATGTTTCCAATAAGGTACAGGCCTTTGGCGATATGAGCGACATTTTGACGGAAGACAATATCAAAAAAGAAAAGCTGTACAGGCAGGGAAAGCTCTTTAACTATGATTATTTTCTGAGATATCAGGGAGGGGATATTCCTGCTGATTATGAAAATGAGGCTGAAAAAGAGTGGAAGAAGCTTAATGGCTTTTTCAAAAGCTCAAATGTAGCAAGAGCGGATCATTACTGGATAGAAAAAAAGCTTGTTTCGGATGGCGAGATTGCTGAAAACTCTGAGGAAGCATTTAGAATAGAGCACATACGATGGAGCAGATTTTATTTTGCAAATCACTGGGCTTATGCTCCAAAACGAGATAATGCTGCCAGAAAGCATAATCTTTTGGTTCCCTATGAAGAACTTGATCATAGCGAAAAGATAAAAGATGGTATATATAGTGACGTCTTGAGAGCTGAAATAGATAAACTTGCCTGCGACTAA
- a CDS encoding hemolysin family protein has product MDEGLPSVSILIFFIILIMDVLVHGFGVALGHVREEEIEKKVLENKEQLSAKILKAIKDDARLIKCIQYFNIVVNMILGGIVVINISGAFVSAMDKNMTTTWYSHGVIYLCTGLIISFLIMCFGVLIPRKLSARYPEQWIYVCFYPVNIILGICYPFVFISNALSSGLLYLFGIRGETDESDVTEEEIKSMVSEGQEQGVLQETEADMITNIFEFSDKEARDIMTNRKAMVAIDANMSLKEAVGFMMDTNNSRFPVYLDDIDHIIGIMHIRDAMKKLSEETDEELPIRKIKGILRQPKFVPETRNIDSLFHSMQSTKTQMVIIIDEYGQTAGLVTMEDILEEIVGNIMDEYDEDENFIKPTKNSGEYLVEGTTPLEVLEKRFKISFGESEFETLNGYMISQLDRIPEADEEFSTTVDGYSFKILSVDNHMVQSVQVNKLPDEEIVQEEKELEIAN; this is encoded by the coding sequence ATGGACGAAGGCTTGCCTTCTGTCAGTATTCTCATCTTTTTTATCATTTTGATAATGGATGTTCTGGTACACGGATTTGGCGTGGCTCTCGGGCATGTCCGGGAGGAAGAAATAGAGAAAAAGGTTCTTGAGAATAAAGAACAGCTAAGCGCCAAGATTCTTAAGGCTATTAAGGATGATGCCAGACTTATCAAATGTATCCAGTATTTTAATATTGTGGTAAATATGATCCTGGGAGGCATAGTTGTAATCAATATCTCCGGTGCTTTTGTAAGTGCCATGGACAAGAATATGACTACAACCTGGTATTCTCATGGAGTTATTTATCTATGCACCGGACTTATCATCAGTTTTCTTATAATGTGCTTTGGAGTATTGATTCCAAGAAAGCTGTCGGCGAGATATCCGGAGCAATGGATTTATGTTTGCTTTTATCCGGTGAACATTATTTTGGGAATTTGTTATCCTTTTGTTTTTATATCGAATGCGCTTTCTTCCGGGCTCTTATATTTATTTGGAATTCGCGGAGAAACGGATGAGTCTGATGTTACTGAAGAGGAAATCAAATCGATGGTTTCTGAAGGACAGGAACAGGGAGTTCTGCAGGAAACAGAGGCAGACATGATAACCAATATCTTTGAATTCTCAGATAAAGAAGCCAGAGATATTATGACCAACAGAAAGGCTATGGTGGCTATTGACGCTAATATGAGCCTTAAGGAAGCTGTTGGATTTATGATGGACACGAATAACAGCAGATTTCCGGTTTATCTTGATGATATTGATCATATCATTGGCATCATGCATATAAGAGATGCCATGAAAAAACTATCCGAGGAGACAGATGAAGAGCTTCCCATCAGGAAGATCAAGGGTATTTTACGTCAGCCAAAATTTGTTCCTGAGACAAGGAATATAGATTCTCTTTTCCATAGTATGCAATCTACCAAAACGCAGATGGTCATAATCATAGATGAATATGGTCAGACTGCAGGTTTGGTCACAATGGAAGATATTCTGGAGGAAATTGTAGGTAATATCATGGATGAGTATGATGAGGATGAGAACTTCATCAAACCTACAAAGAATTCCGGCGAATATCTTGTAGAGGGTACAACGCCTCTTGAAGTTCTCGAGAAAAGATTTAAAATATCTTTCGGCGAGAGCGAGTTTGAAACGCTAAACGGATATATGATTTCTCAGCTTGACAGGATACCTGAGGCTGATGAAGAGTTTAGCACCACCGTTGATGGCTATAGTTTCAAGATTCTTTCTGTAGATAATCACATGGTACAGAGTGTTCAGGTCAATAAGCTGCCTGATGAAGAGATTGTTCAGGAAGAAAAAGAATTAGAAATAGCAAATTAG
- a CDS encoding YebC/PmpR family DNA-binding transcriptional regulator produces MSGHSKFANIKHKKEKNDAAKGKIFTIIGKEIAVAVKEGGPNPANNFKLATVIAKAKANNMPNDTIERGIKKASGADGAVDYKSITYEGYGPGGTAIIVETLTDNQNRTAANVKSAFTKGNGNVGTPGCVSYMFDNKGQILIDKEECKMSSDDLMMLVLDAGADDFNEEEDSYEILTTPDSFQAVVEALNEAGVETASAEVTMIPQNYVSVTDPETVKYLTRILDLLDEDDDVQAVYHNWDEPEE; encoded by the coding sequence ATGTCAGGACATTCAAAATTTGCAAACATCAAGCATAAGAAAGAAAAGAATGATGCTGCAAAGGGAAAAATTTTCACTATCATTGGTAAGGAAATTGCAGTAGCAGTTAAAGAAGGTGGTCCAAATCCTGCCAATAACTTTAAGCTTGCTACAGTAATTGCCAAGGCTAAGGCTAACAACATGCCTAACGATACAATTGAGCGTGGTATCAAGAAGGCATCAGGTGCAGACGGAGCAGTTGATTATAAGAGCATCACATACGAAGGATATGGCCCTGGTGGAACAGCTATCATCGTTGAGACTCTTACAGATAACCAGAACAGAACAGCAGCAAATGTTAAGAGCGCATTTACTAAGGGTAATGGAAACGTTGGAACTCCTGGATGCGTATCTTATATGTTTGACAATAAGGGACAGATCCTTATTGACAAGGAAGAGTGCAAGATGTCTTCTGATGATCTTATGATGCTTGTTCTTGATGCAGGAGCAGATGATTTTAATGAAGAAGAAGACAGCTATGAAATCCTTACAACTCCTGATAGTTTCCAGGCTGTAGTAGAAGCCCTTAACGAGGCAGGTGTTGAGACTGCTTCAGCAGAAGTAACTATGATCCCTCAGAACTATGTATCAGTTACTGATCCTGAGACAGTTAAATATCTTACAAGAATTCTTGATCTCCTTGATGAGGATGATGATGTTCAGGCTGTATATCACAACTGGGATGAGCCTGAAGAGTGA
- a CDS encoding insulinase family protein, whose product MRLEELATYEIIEKRRIEDLNSDSYILRHRKTGARVTLLSNDDNNKVFTIGFRTPPKNSTGVAHIIEHTVLCGSREFPVKDPFVELVKGSLNTFLNAMTFPDKTVYPIASCNDADFQNLMHVYLDAVFYPNIYKTDKIFKQEGWHYEMEDKDSDLTINGVVYNEMKGAFSSADDVLSREIQNSLYPDITYGIESGGDPDVIPELTYEEYLDFHRKYYHPSNSYIYLYGDMDMAEKLDYIDKNYLSNFDYLKVDSEIQRQQAFDAPREIHKPYSILEGDSMEQNTYLSYNFSVGSTLDRKLYVAFDILDYALCSAPGAPIKKALIDKGIGQDVYSEYDNGLQQPVFSIIAKNADAAQKDEFVNTIREVLEQQVRDGIDKKSLLAGLNFDEFKYREADFGRFPKGLLYGLQVFDSWLYDDNSPWINVEANDTFAQLKEDAKGRYFEELIQKYLLDNTHRTVLLLEPVQGLTEKKDEELRAKLEAYKASLSADDIDKIVRETKELKEYQEQPDDPEDLRKIPLLKLEDLKKEADKFVYELKEYQGVKILHHDVFTNEIDYISFVFDLKNIDAKYLPYVSVLKKVLGMLDTDKHTYGDLYNEINIYTGGISGAISTYTNSDDVTQFETAFEISVKVLHSNLDKAFELVQEIITSTRFDDTKRLKEIFGEQYARLQSDLASAGHQTAALRAMSYISPAAYVSDCVSGIGYFRNLEQLIRDINTEEGAKQIVDTLGKLSRAIFRADNLLVDITGTDKEYQGIPENSKKFADSLYTDTIDMGRLEIHTSKKNEAFKTAGQVQYVCRAGNFASKGLRYNGALRVLKVMMGYDYLWKNIRVIGGAYGCMSSYAKNGDSAFVTYRDPNLKNSIDVFEKAADYLRNFDDDDRTILQYIIGAISDLDTPKTPSGKGAYGLTAYLCNARMENIQRNRDELLGTTKETIRSLADYVDAFMQDECLCVIGTNDKIDEAKDLFDNVEQLVNR is encoded by the coding sequence ATGAGATTAGAAGAATTGGCAACATATGAGATTATAGAAAAACGTAGAATAGAAGACCTTAATTCTGACAGCTATATTCTCAGACACAGGAAAACAGGTGCAAGAGTAACACTTCTTTCTAATGATGATAATAATAAAGTTTTTACTATAGGTTTTAGGACTCCTCCTAAGAATTCAACAGGCGTAGCCCATATTATTGAGCACACTGTTTTATGCGGATCAAGGGAATTCCCTGTAAAGGATCCTTTTGTAGAGCTGGTAAAGGGCTCTCTTAATACTTTTTTAAATGCCATGACATTTCCTGACAAGACTGTTTATCCTATTGCAAGCTGCAATGATGCAGATTTCCAGAATCTGATGCATGTATATCTTGATGCGGTTTTTTATCCTAATATCTATAAAACTGACAAGATATTTAAACAGGAAGGCTGGCACTATGAGATGGAGGACAAGGATAGTGATCTTACCATCAATGGTGTTGTGTACAATGAGATGAAGGGCGCATTCTCTTCAGCTGACGATGTTCTTTCAAGAGAAATACAGAATTCTCTTTATCCGGATATTACATACGGCATAGAGTCAGGTGGAGACCCTGATGTTATCCCTGAACTTACATATGAAGAGTATCTGGATTTTCATAGGAAGTATTATCATCCTTCAAACAGCTATATTTATCTCTACGGAGATATGGATATGGCTGAGAAACTGGATTATATTGACAAGAACTATCTTTCAAACTTTGATTATCTCAAGGTTGATTCTGAAATTCAGAGACAGCAGGCTTTTGACGCTCCAAGAGAAATACATAAGCCATATTCTATTCTTGAAGGCGACTCAATGGAGCAGAATACATATCTGTCTTATAACTTCAGCGTTGGCTCAACTTTAGACAGAAAACTCTATGTAGCTTTCGATATTCTGGATTATGCGCTGTGCTCTGCGCCCGGTGCACCTATCAAGAAGGCTCTTATTGATAAGGGGATTGGACAGGATGTTTATAGTGAATATGACAATGGTCTTCAGCAGCCGGTATTCTCTATAATCGCCAAAAACGCTGATGCGGCTCAGAAGGATGAATTTGTTAATACTATCAGAGAAGTACTTGAGCAGCAGGTAAGAGATGGAATTGATAAGAAATCTCTTTTGGCAGGACTTAATTTTGATGAGTTTAAATACAGAGAAGCTGATTTTGGAAGATTTCCTAAGGGGCTGTTATATGGTTTGCAGGTATTTGACAGCTGGCTTTATGACGACAACAGCCCATGGATAAATGTCGAGGCTAATGATACCTTTGCACAGCTTAAAGAGGATGCCAAGGGAAGATACTTTGAGGAGCTTATTCAGAAGTATTTACTTGATAATACCCACAGGACAGTTCTTCTTCTTGAGCCTGTTCAGGGACTTACAGAGAAAAAAGACGAAGAGCTAAGGGCTAAACTTGAAGCATATAAAGCATCTCTTTCAGCGGATGATATTGACAAGATCGTAAGAGAAACCAAAGAGTTAAAAGAGTATCAGGAGCAGCCTGATGATCCTGAGGACCTAAGAAAGATACCTCTTTTAAAACTTGAGGACCTCAAAAAAGAGGCAGATAAATTTGTCTATGAGCTCAAGGAATATCAAGGCGTTAAGATTCTTCATCACGACGTGTTTACAAATGAAATTGATTATATTTCGTTTGTTTTTGATTTAAAGAATATTGATGCCAAGTATCTTCCATATGTATCAGTGCTCAAAAAGGTGCTTGGAATGCTGGATACTGATAAGCATACCTATGGCGATCTGTATAACGAGATAAATATTTATACAGGAGGAATTTCAGGTGCTATCAGTACTTATACAAATTCTGATGACGTGACCCAATTTGAAACTGCTTTTGAAATCAGCGTTAAGGTCCTTCACAGCAATCTTGATAAAGCATTTGAACTTGTTCAGGAAATTATCACTTCCACAAGGTTTGATGATACCAAGAGGTTAAAAGAGATTTTTGGAGAGCAATACGCAAGACTTCAGTCTGACCTTGCTTCAGCAGGACATCAGACAGCAGCACTTCGCGCAATGTCCTATATTTCACCGGCTGCTTATGTGTCTGATTGTGTGAGTGGAATTGGTTATTTCAGAAATCTTGAACAGCTTATCAGGGATATTAATACTGAGGAAGGTGCCAAGCAGATAGTCGACACACTAGGTAAACTTAGCAGAGCAATTTTTAGAGCGGATAATCTTTTAGTAGATATTACAGGCACTGATAAGGAATATCAGGGAATCCCTGAGAACAGTAAGAAATTTGCTGACAGCCTGTACACAGATACAATTGATATGGGCAGACTTGAGATTCATACTTCCAAGAAAAATGAAGCTTTCAAGACAGCCGGACAGGTTCAGTACGTATGCAGAGCAGGTAATTTTGCATCTAAGGGTCTTAGATACAACGGAGCGCTTCGTGTTCTTAAGGTGATGATGGGGTATGATTATCTTTGGAAGAACATAAGAGTCATTGGCGGAGCTTATGGATGCATGAGCAGTTATGCTAAAAATGGTGACAGCGCATTTGTTACTTATAGGGATCCCAATCTTAAGAACAGTATCGATGTTTTTGAAAAAGCAGCTGATTATCTGAGGAATTTTGATGATGATGACCGCACTATTTTGCAGTATATAATCGGAGCAATTTCTGATCTTGATACACCTAAGACTCCTTCAGGAAAGGGAGCTTATGGCCTTACAGCTTATCTCTGCAATGCCAGAATGGAGAACATTCAGAGAAATCGTGACGAACTGCTTGGAACGACCAAGGAGACCATCAGAAGCCTTGCAGATTATGTTGATGCATTTATGCAGGATGAGTGTCTTTGCGTCATTGGTACAAATGACAAAATAGATGAAGCCAAGGATTTGTTTGATAATGTTGAGCAGCTTGTAAACAGATAA